From Mustela nigripes isolate SB6536 chromosome 13, MUSNIG.SB6536, whole genome shotgun sequence, one genomic window encodes:
- the ZNF710 gene encoding zinc finger protein 710 has product MEGFMDSGTQTDAVVVLSLAQAAVLGLVSENELFGATISAEAFYPDLGPELSGTAMGEPGPPGPDVYQLACNGRALEEPVEEEVLEVEAAFEKHTRRKTRPPVRLVPKVKFEKVEEEEEQEVYEVSVPGDDKDVGPPEAPAEVAGGGGEALVQSSAVKMIDLSAFSRKPRTLRHLPRAPRPELDATAYDPHFPDPARDGFPEPGVALPGPEPLPSSECSFEAPHLAPLGDPEAPALESPEPVKPEQGFVWQEASEFEADAAGSTVERHKKAQLDRLDINVQIDDSYLVEAGDRQKRWQCRMCEKSYTSKYNLVTHILGHNGIKPHSCPHCSKLFKQPSHLQTHLLTHQGTRPHKCQVCQKAFTQTSHLKRHMLLHSEVKPYSCHFCGRGFAYPSELKAHEVKHESGRCHVCVECGLDFSTLTQLKRHLASHQGPTLYQCLECDKSFHYRSQLQNHMLKHQNVRPFVCTECGMEFSQIHHLKQHSLTHKGVKEFKCEVCGREFTLQANMKRHMLIHTSVRPYQCHICFKTFVQKQTLKTHMIVHSPVKPFKCKVCGKSFNRMYNLLGHMHLHAGSKPFKCPYCSSKFNLKGNLSRHMKVKHGVMDIGLDSQDPMMELTGTDPSELDSQQEMEDFENAYAYAGVDSSAEASVLTEQAMKEMAYYNVL; this is encoded by the exons ATGGAGGGCTTCATGGACTCAGGGACACAGACGGATGCCGTGGTGGTGCTGTCCTTGGCTCAGGCTGCCGTGCTGGGCCTGGTCTCGGAAAATGAGCTCTTCGGAGCCACCATAAGCGCCGAAGCCTTCTACCCGGACCTGGGGCCCGAGCTGTCCGGGACGGCCATGGGGGAGCCCGGGCCCCCCGGCCCCGACGTCTACCAGCTGGCCTGCAACGGGAGGGCCTTGGAGGAGCCGGTGGAAGAGGAGGTGCTGGAGGTGGAGGCCGCCTTTGAGAAGCACACCCGGCGGAAGACGCGGCCACCTGTACGGCTGGTGCCCAAGGTCAAGTTTgagaaggtggaggaagaggaggagcaggaggtcTACGAGGTGTCCGTGCCCGGTGACGACAAGGATGTGGGCCCTCCCGAGGCCCCTGCCGAGGTGGCCGGCGGCGGTGGCGAGGCCCTGGTGCAGAGCAGCGCTGTCAAGATGATCGACCTGAGCGCCTTCAGCCGCAAGCCCCGGACACTGCGCCACCTGCCCCGAGCCCCGCGGCCAGAGCTGGATGCCACCGCCTACGACCCCCACTTCCCCGACCCGGCCCGGGATGGCTTCCCAGAGCCCGGCGTGGCGCTGCCCGGGCCGGAGCCCCTGCCGTCCTCCGAGTGTAGCTTCGAGGCGCCCCACCTGGCCCCACTGGGCGACCCCGAGGCCCCCGCCCTGGAGTCGCCGGAGCCCGTGAAGCCAGAGCAGGGCTTCGTGTGGCAGGAGGCCAGCGAGTTCGAGGCGGACGCGGCCGGCTCCACAGTGGAGCGCCACAAGAAGGCGCAGCTGGACCGGCTGGACATCAACGTGCAGATCGACGACTCCTACCTGGTGGAGGCGGGCGACCGGCAGAAGCGCTGGCAGTGCCGCATGTGCGAGAAGTCCTACACGTCCAAGTACAACCTGGTGACGCACATCCTGGGCCACAACGGCATCAAGCCGCACTCGTGCCCGCACTGCAGCAAGCTCTTCAAGCAGCCCAGCCACCTGCAGACGCACCTGCTGACACACCAGGGCACCCGGCCCCACAAGTGCCAGGTGTGCCAGAAGGCCTTCACGCAGACCAGCCACCTCAAGCGCCACATGCTGCTGCACTCGGAGGTCAAGCCCTACAGCTGCCACTTCTGCGGCCGCGGCTTCGCCTACCCCAGCGAGCTCAAGGCGCACGAGGTGAAGCATGAGAGCGGCCGCTGCCACGTCTGCGTGGAGTGCGGCCTGGACTTCTCCACACTGACGCAGCTCAAGCGCCACCTGGCCTCCCACCAGGGCCCCACCCTGTACCAGTGCCTCGAGTGCGACAAGTCCTTCCACTACCGCAGCCAGCTGCAGAACCACATGCTCAAGCACCAGAACGTGCGGCCCTTCGTGTGCACGGAGTGCGGCATGGAGTTCAGCCAGATCCACCACCTGAAGCAGCACTCCCTCACCCACAAG ggcGTGAAGGAGTTCAAGTGTGAGGTGTGCGGCCGGGAGTTCACCCTGCAGGCAAACATGAAGCGACACATGCTGATCCACACCAGCGTCCGGCCCTACCAGTGCCACATCTGCTTCAAGACCTTCGTGCAGAAGCAGACCCTCAAGACCCACATGATTGTACACTCGCCTGTGAAGCCATTCAAATGCAAG GTGTGTGGCAAGTCCTTCAACCGCATGTACAACCTGCTGGGTCACATGCATCTGCACGCGGGCAGCAAGCCCTTCAAGTGCCCCTACTGCTCCAGCAAGTTTAACCTCAAGGGCAACCTGAGCCGGCACATGAAGGTCAAGCACGGTGTTATGGACATCGGCCTGGACAGCCAAG ACCCCATGATGGAGCTGACGGGCACTGACCCCTCCGAGCTCGACAGCCAGCAGGAGATGGAGGACTTCGAGAACGCCTACGCCTACGCCGGTGTGGATAGCAGCGCCGAGGCCAGCGTCCTCACCGAACAGGCCATGAAGGAGATGGCCTACTACAACGTGCTATAG
- the IDH2 gene encoding isocitrate dehydrogenase [NADP], mitochondrial: MAGYLRVVRSLCRASGSGPAWASAAPTGPNLQEQPRRHYADKRIKVAKPVVEMDGDEMTRIIWQFIKEKLILPHVDVQLKYFDLGLPHRDQTDDQVTIDSALATQKYSVAVKCATITPDEARVEEFKLKKMWKSPNGTIRNILGGTVFREPIICKNIPRLVPGWTKPITIGRHAHGDQYKATDFVVDRAGTFKMVFSPKDGSGAKEWEVYNFPGGGVGMGMYNTDESISGFAHSCFQYAIQKKWPLYMSTKNTILKAYDGRFKDIFREIFEKHYKTDFDKNKIWYEHRLIDDMVAQVLKSSGGFVWACKNYDGDVQSDILAQGFGSLGLMTSVLVCPDGKTIEAEAAHGTVTRHYREHQKGRPTSTNPIASIFAWTRGLEHRGKLDGNQDLIRFAQTLEKVCVQTVESGAMTKDLAGCIHGLSNVKLNEHFLNTSDFLDTIKNNLDKALGH, encoded by the exons ATGCCGACAAGAGGATCAAGGTGGCGAAGCCGGTGGTGGAGATGGATGGCGACGAGATGACCCGGATCATCTGGCAGTTCATCAAGGAGAAG CTCATCCTACCCCATGTGGACGTCCAGCTCAAGTATTTCGATCTGGGGCTCCCACACCGTGACCAGACCGACGACCAGGTCACCATAGACTCGGCGTTGGCCACCCAGAAGTACAGTGTGGCCGTCAAGTGTGCCACCATCACCCCCGATGAGGCCCGTGTGGAAG AGTTCAAGCTGAAGAAGATGTGGAAGAGTCCCAACGGGACCATTCGGAACATCCTCGGGGGGACCGTCTTCCGGGAACCCATCATTTGCAAAAACATCCCCCGCCTGGTCCCGGGCTGGACCAAGCCCATCACCATCGGCAGGCACGCCCATGGCGACCAG TACAAGGCCACAGACTTTGTGGTGGACCGGGCCGGCACGTTTAAGATGGTCTTCTCACCGAAGGACGGCAGTGGTGCGAAGGAGTGGGAGGTGTACAACTTCCCCGGCGGCGGCGTGGGGATGGGCATGTACAATACCGATGAG TCCATCTCGGGTTTCGCACACAGCTGCTTCCAGTACGCCATCCAGAAGAAGTGGCCGCTCTACATGAGCACCAAGAACACCATCCTGAAAGCCTACGACGGGCGCTTCAAGGACATCTTCCGGGAGATCTTTGAGAA GCACTACAAGACTGACTTCGACAAGAATAAGATCTGGTATGAGCACCGGCTCATTGATGACATGGTGGCTCAGGTCCTCAAGTCTTCGGGCGGCTTCGTGTGGGCCTGCAAGAACTATGACGGAGATGTGCAGTCGGACATCCTGGCGCAGG GTTTTGGCTCCCTTGGCCTGATGACGTCTGTGCTGGTCTGCCCGGACGGCAAGACCATCGAGGCCGAGGCTGCTCATGGAACGGTCACCCGCCACTATCGGGAGCACCAGAAA ggccgGCCTACCAGCACGAACCCCATTGCCAGCATCTTTGCCTGGACTCGTGGCCTGGAGCACCGGGGGAAGCTGGACGGGAACCAGGACCTCATCAG GTTTGCACAGACCCTGGAGAAAGTGTGTGTCCAGACGGTGGAGAGCGGAGCCATGACCAAGGACCTGGCGGGCTGCATCCACGGCCTCAGCAA TGTGAAGCTGAATGAGCACTTCCTGAACACCTCCGACTTCCTGGACACCATCAAGAACAACCTGGACAAGGCTCTGGGCCACTAg